GGTGTTCATCGGCATCCCGGTGCTGGTGGTGCTGCCGCTGGCGACGGCGCTGCCCGCGATACGGCAGATGGCGAGCGGGCCCGCCGACCCCTCGGGCCCCGTACCGGCCTTCGACCGGCCCCGGATCCGGCTGGCGCTGGCGATCTCGCTCGGCGCGGGGCTGCTCCAGTACGCGGGCCAGGACCTGACCTGGTGGTCGCTGCTCCCCGGCGCGGCCGGCGCCGCCCTCATCGTGCCCGCGGTCCTCGGCCTGCTGCCGCGCGGCACCTACCGCGCGGCCCGCGGCATGCCGTCGGTCGTCCTGCTGCGCGGCGTCGCGGCGGGCTCCTTCATCGCGGCGGAGAGCTTCGTGCCCCTGATGCTCGTCACCCAGCGGGGCCTGTCCCCGACGCTGGCGGGTCTCTCGCTGGCCGTCGGCGGCGCGACGTGGGCGCTCGGCTCGTACATCCAGTCCCGCCCCCGTATGGAGCCGCACCGCGAACGGCTGCTGATGGGCGGCATGGTGCTGGTCGCCACGGCCATAGCCGCCGCGCCCAGCGTCCTGATCGACTCGGTCCCGGTCTGGATCGTGGGCGCCGCGTGGGCGGTGGGCTGTCTCGGCATGGGCGCGGTGATCGCGTCCACGAGCGTGCTGCTGCTGAAGCTCTCACCTCCTGAGGAGGCGGGCACGAACTCCGCCGCGCTCCAGATCTCCGACGGCCTCTCGAACGTCCTGCTGCTCTCGGCGGGCGGCGCGGCGTTCGCGGCCCTGGGCGGCGGCGCGGTGGGCACCCACGACCTCACCACGACGGACGCCTCGCACCCGGCGGCTTTCGCGGCGGTCTTCCTCCCGATGGCGGCGGTGGCGCTGGCGGGGGTGTGGGTGGCGGGGAGGGTGCGGGTGCGGTGAGCGGTACTAATTTGGTACCGTTCTGGTATGGCTACCAACCTGCGTCTTCGTGACGACCAGACCGAGGCACTGAAGCAGCGTGCAGAGCAGGAGGGCACCAGCATGCACGCCATACTGCTCCGTGCCGTGGACGACTATCTGGCCAGGACCGCGCATGAGGCCATGGTCAAGAAGACGGCCATGGAGCAGGCGGCCAAGTGGAGCGAGCTCATGGAGCGGCTCAAGTGACCTGCGTGTATCTGTCCGCCGAGGACGTCCTTGCCATCGCGGGACACGCGTGCCCCGATATGCAGGTGGTGGTCCGCGACGTCGGGCTCCTGGAATCCGCGACCCACCGTCCGTCCGCATCCATGTTCGGCGAGGAGGCGTATCCCGACCTGCTGGGCAAAGCGGCCTCTCTCCTCCAGTCGCTGGCCATCAATCCCCCGCTGATCGATGGCAACAAGCGCACGGCCTGGCTGTCGTGCGTCACGTTCCTGGCGCTGAACGGGGTTCAGTTGCGCCCGGACATCGACGCGGCTGAACGCCTGGTCATTGATGTGGCGACGGGCTCGATGGACGAGGTGAAGGTCATTTCGGAGGCCCTTGGGGAACTACTGGCACCCCGGATGTGACCCGGGTCGCACCTGTTCCACGACGGCTTGTTCGTAGGAGGATCGGGCTGGGCCGCCGGTAGGGTGGCCCGGTTGTCGTATCTGAGCCCGCACCCGAGCGTCCGCGAAGCGGAGACCGTGACTACTACCGCCTCCCACCATCTCTCACCCGCCTTCCCCGGCCGTGCCCCCTGGGGCACCGCCAACAAGCTGCGCGCCTGGCAGGAGAAGGCGCTGGAGCGTTATCTCCAGGAGCAGCCGCGTGACTTCCTCGCCGTCGCGACTCCCGGCGCCGGGAAGACCACCTTCGCGCTGACCCTCGCGTCCTGGCTGCTGCACCACCACGTCGTGCAGCAGATCACCGTCGTCGCGCCGACCGAGCATCTGAAGAAGCAGTGGGCGGACGCCGCCGCGCGGATAGGGATCAAGCTCGACCCGGACTACAGCGCGGGGGCGCTGAGCAAGGAGTACCACGGCGTCGCCGTGACGTACGCGGGCGTCGGCGTACGCCCCATGCTCCACCGCAACCGCTGCGAGCAGCGCAAGACCCTCGTGATCCTCGACGAGATCCACCACGCCGGTGACTCCAAGTCCTGGGGCGAGGCCTGCCTTGAGGCCTTCGAGCCCGCCGCCAGGCGCCTCGCGCTGACCGGTACGCCCTTCAGGTCGGACACCAACCCGATCCCGTTCGTCGCGTACGAGGAGGGTGACGACGGCATCCGCCGCTCCTCCGCCGACTACACGTACGGCTACGGCAACGCGCTCGGCGACGGCGTCGTGCGCCCCGTCATCTTCCTCAGCTACAGCGGCAACATGCGCTGGCGCACCAAGGCCGGTGACGAGGTCGCCGCCAAGCTCGGCGAGCCCATGACCAAGGACGCGACCTCGCAGGCCTGGCGCACCGCGCTCGATCCGCGCGGCGACTGGATGCCCAACGTGCTGCGCGCCGCCGACCAGCGCCTCACCGAGGTACGCAAGTCCATCCCGGACGCCGGCGCGCTGGTCATCGCCACCGACCAGGACTCGGCCCGCGCGTACGCCAAGCTCATCCGCGAGATCACGGGGACGAAGGCGACCGTCGTGCTCTCCGACGAGGCCGCCGCCTCGCAGCGTATCGACGACTTCAGCGCGGGCGACGAGCGCTGGATGGTCGCCGTCCGCATGGTGTCGGAGGGCGTCGACGTACCGCGCCTCGCCGTCGGCGTGTACGCCACCACCATTTCCACCCCCCTGTTCTTCGCCCAGGCCGTCGGCCGTTTCGTCCGCTCCCGGCGCCGCGGCGAGACCGCGTCCGTCTTCCTGCCCACCATCCCCGGCCTCCTCGGCTTCGCCAACGAGATGGAGATCGAGCGCGACCACGTCCTCGACAAGCCCAAGAAGCAGGGCGATGACGACCCGTACGCCGAGTCCGAGAAGGAGATGGCGGAGGCCGAGCGCGAACTCGACGAGGACACCGGCGAACAGGACATGCTGCCCTTCGAGGCGCTGGAGTCCGACGCGGTCTTCGACCGGGTGCTGTACGACGGCGCCGAGTTCGGTATGCAGGCGCACCCCGGCAGCGAGGAGGAGCAGGACTACCTCGGTATCCCCGGCCTCCTCGAACCCGACCAGGTCCAGATGCTGCTCCAGAAGCGGCAGGCCCGGCAGATCGCGCACAGCCGCAAGAAGCCCGACGCCGAGGCGGATCTGCTGGAGCTGCCGGCCGACCGGCGCCCGGTGGTCTCCCACAAGGAGCTGCTCGAACTGCGCAAGCAGCTCAACACGATGGTCGGCGCGTACGTCCACCAGAGCGGGAAGCCGCACGGGGTGATCCACACGGAGCTGCGCCGCGTCTGCGGCGGACCGCCCAGCGCGGAGGCGACCGGGGGCCAGCTCCGTGAGCGGATCAGAAAAGTCCAGGAGTGGGCGACCCGAATGCGCTGATTTTCTGAGCGCCCAGAAATTATTTTCCGCCTCTTCAGACGTCGCTCCGGCGTCCGGAGGGGCGTTTCTACGCGCGTCCATTCCTGGGAAATCGTGCGATTGGTCAGAGCGATTCCCTTTTCGGTGCCTGTTCCAACCCGAACAGGGACCAACTGACCTCCCATGACCGGATTCTGGACGAGGTCTTCCGCTGAGCGGTACGGATCGCTAATGTCCGGTCATTACATACGCGCCGTGGCAGCGCCGCCACGGAGCGCGGCCGGTGCGCCATGGCCTGCCGGCGGCCTCTCTCCGTGTGTCGCCGATGGGACCGGTGCCGCGGGCTCCGTGAGAGTGCCGTCGTCACTCACTCCGAAACTCCGAAGGAGAGGGCGTCGTGACCGCGGAGACCTCCCAGACGCTCGACCGGGGACTGCGCGTCCTCAAACTGCTCGCCGACACCGACCACGGGCTGACCGTCACCGAGTTGTCCAACAAACTCGGCGTCAACCGCACCGTGGTCTACCGACTCCTGGCCACCCTCGAACAGCACGCGCTGGTCCGCCGCGATCTGGGCGGACGCGCCAGAGTGGGCCTGGGGGTGCTGCGTCTGGGCCGCCAGGTGCATCCGCTCGTACGGGAAGCCGCGCTGCCCGCCCTGCGCGCGCTCGCCGAGGACATCGGTGCCACCGCGCATCTGACTCTCGTGGACGGCGCCGAGGCGCTGGCCGTCGCGGTCGTCGAGCCGACGTGGACGGATTACCACGTGGCGTACCGCGCCGGCTTCCGGCACCCGCTGGACCGGGGCGCCGCGGGCAAGGCGATCCTGGCCGCCCGGCAGGGCTCGTACACCGAGACGCGGTGCACGCTGACCCACGGCGAACTGGAGGCGGGCGCCAGCGGCGCCGCCGCCGCGCTCGTCGGGGTGACCGGCATCGAGGGCAGCGTGGGCGTGGTGATGCTCGCCGACTCGGTGCCGGAGCGGGTGGGCCCGCGCGTGGTCGACGCCGCGCGCGAGGTGGCCGACGCGCTCCGCTGAGGCGGTCGCCAGGCGCCCCGGGACGGGCTCCGGAGACGGGCTCTGGACCGGGGCGGCGGACCGGCCGATAGATTGACGCTGTGCTTTCTCGTCTCTCCGGTCTCTCGCGCCCCCGCTCCCTCGCCCTCTCGGCGGTCCCCGTCGTCGCGCTGCTCGTCGTCGTCGGGGTGGCCCCGCTGCCGTACGCGGTGGCCCAGCCGGGCCTGACCGCGAACGTGCTGGGGGACTACCGGGGCGATCCCGTCATCTCGATCAAGGGCGCGGAGACCAGAGAGCCGGAGGGTGAGCTGCGGATGACGACGATCCTGGCGACGGGACCGTCCGCCGACGTCGACTTCGGCGATGTGCTCGACGGCTGGATCCGGACCGACCGCGCGGTGCTGCCCCGCAACTCGGTCTACCCGGCGGGCCAGTCCGACAAGGAGATCGAGCGGCACAACACCCAGGAGATGGTGAAGTCGCAGAACGTCGCCGTCGACGCGGCCCTCGCCCAGCTGGGCCGCAAGCCGGACTCGGTCGACGTCACCCTCCACCTCGCCGACGTCGGCGGTCCCAGCGCGGGCCTCCTGTTCGCGCTCGGCATCGTCGACATGCTGGACGGCGACCTCACGGGCGGCCGCTCCATCGCGGGCACCGGCACGATCAGCGCGGACGGCGACGTGGGCGCGGTGGGCGGCGTCTCCCTCAAGACCCAGGCAGCGGCCCGCGACGGCGCGACGGTCTTCCTGGTCCCGGAGGCGGAATGCACCGACGCCCGTTCCGAACTCCCCGACGGAATGCGCCTGATCCCGGTCAGAACCCTGAAGGACGCGGTGTCGTCCCTGCGCTCCCTGAAACGGGGCGGCAAGGTCCCGAACTGCTGACGGGGGAGCCGTCCGCCGGGGTACGCGACCTTGGTGCCGTGGATGAGACCAGTGAGAACGCTTTGGACAGGGTTGCTGCGGTTGCCAGTCCCGGTATGCACGCCGCGCGTGCATCCACTCCTGAGGGCAAGGCGGCTATGACGGGATGACCCCGGTCGCTTGAACCTCGGGCACGACCAGGCCGCCGTCGCCGATCGCTTTAGTCAGGCCGCCACACTCCGGCTGCCCAATCCCGTACCTCTGTGAGGTGGTCCGTACGGAGACCGGTGTAAGGGTCGGGTTGGACGAGCAGGGTGGGGTTGCCGCGAGCGGTGCGTTCCGCAGCCCAGGCGTGGTCGAGGCTGGTGAAGTCGTCGTCGATCCAGACCACGGCGGCTGGGTCGAGCCAGACGTCGACGGGTTTGTCCGGCGATCGGCCGGTGGGACGGACGGTGTGGCGGAGGTGGGTGGGCGGGGTGGTGCCGTCGGCGGCCGGGAACGGTATGAGGACGCCGTCGATGTCCAGGAGCAGATAGGGCAGGGTCATGTGGTGTCTCCGTTGGTCAGCGTTTGCGGGCGGTGATCAGGAGGGTGGTGGGCCACCGGTCGAGGTGCGGGTGGCGCAGTTCCCGTGCGGTGGTGATGCGCAGTCCGGTCTGCGTGAGGTGGGCGTCCCAGCGGCGGGCGTCGAACTCCCAGCGGGCGAGGGGCAGTCGGGTGCGGTCGGGCATGGTGACGTAGTCCTCGCGCGGACGGTCGTCCGTGGATGGATGTCTTCCGGCCCGTGCCGGGTGTGGGACGGAGAAGGCCAGGACGCCGCCCGGCTTGAGGCGGCGGGAAATGGCGGTGAGCAGGAGTTCGGGGGCGACGAGGCCGACGGCGCCGAAGACGGAGTAGATCGCGTCGTAGGTCCGGCCGGTGCCGGTGGCCTGGAGGTGGTGCAGTGCGTGTACCGCGGTGAACGTGGCTCCGTTGATGTGGCCGTAGTGGGAGCGGGCGCGGCGCACCTGGAGTCCGATCAAGTCCACGCCGGTGACGTGGGATTGTTGGTATTTCGCGAGGTGGGCGACGTTGTGGCCGGGGCCGCAGCCCAGCTCCAGGATGTGCTTGCCGCGCAGGTCGGGGCCGAGCAGCTCGGCTCCGGGGCCGAGGCCCGGGTGGGTGCTCCATTCCATGCGGGCGGGCGCGCTGAGCGCGTTGGCGGGGTCGGTGGCCATCCGCTGGGCCGCGTGGGCGTACCAGGGGGAGACCTGGGTGAGCATCTAGACCTCCAAGTGGTGGACCACGTCGTTCAGGTGGCGACGGACGACAGAGATGTAGACGGGGTCCTTGGCCGGGTCGTCGATCCAGCGGACGGCCTGCTCCATGAACCACTCCACGACCCACATGCGGTGCCAGCCCAGCGCCCAGGCCTCGGCCGCCAGACCACCCCGGGGGGCAAGGGAGTCCTCATGGCCCCCTGCGGTGACGTACTGCTCCAGGAACACCCGCAGCCGTACGGGACTCGGTGCGTCGATCGTGCCGTGGTACGAGGCGAGGTCGATCAGACCGGGCCCGGTGAAGGCGCGTGCGAAGCCGAGGAGGTGTCGGCCCTTCTCCCCGATGTGGACGCTCGTGGGGTGGAACTCGGAGTGGACCCAGCCGAACGGGTCGAGCGTCGCTCCCTGACGAATCCATCAACGACCGCAAACTGGAACGCATCACCACCGGCGCCAACATCTTCGGTGGAACCGGGAAACGCATCGACGCCATCATGCGGTCCAAGGGCCTGATCAGCAGCATGCTCTTCTGCGAGATCAAGACCCACGACACCGAACTGCTCTCCAAGACCCCGTATTGCGCGGGCGTCTACCAGGCATCCAAGGAACTCGGCGGCGGTGTGGCGCAGGTGCAAAAGACGGCCAGCAAGGCCCAACAGCTCATCTCCAGCCAGTTCCTCACCCGGATCTACGAGGAAGACGGCACCCCGACAGGCACTGAACTGTCCACCACCCGCCCGCGACAGGTCGTGGTGATCGGGAGCCTGCGCGAGTTCACCCACAACGGCGCTGTGAACCCGGAGAAGATGAGCTCCTTCGAGCTATACCGGACATCCATCCAGGACGTCGAGGTAATCACGTTCGACGAACTCTACGAGCGGGCCTGCTTCATCGTCGAGGATCACTGAGGCGGACCGCTGCCAGGGCGCTCGCCGACACTGCGACTACCGGTGACGGAGTGTTACCGGCGCACGGGGGCTCATCCCGGCTTCACGGAGATCTTGCCAGGGCCACGTTCGGTGACGCCCCCCTCCATGAGGAGGGGGCGGCTGCCATCTGGAGCCGGCCGCGGTGGGCGGCGAGTGCCCGGAGGCGGCCTGCCACGGCGTCCGGGCCCAGGGTGGCCAAGGCCCACAGGGCACTGAGGCGGCGGCCGGAGGACCAGATGCCGGTGGTGGGCGGCCGGAACGAGGCCACGGCGATGTTCTGAACCGTGAACGGGGCGGGGTCGAGATAGGTCATGCCACCGGTCCCGCACAGATACGCGCGGGCGCCGGTCGCCGCAGAAAGGTCCGCGAGCCGGACGGAGCGGCCCGGCCGGGCCGACAGACGGCTGCTGGTGAGGACCTGGCCCTCCCAGCCCAACAGGTCCAGCAGGACGCGGGTGGAGGTCTCGGCAACCGTCGCGGTCTTGCCGGTGTCGAATGCATCCAGCACCGGATCCAGGGCCTCGGCGAGGGCGCGCCAGTGAGGGCTGGCCCCATAGTGCTGCCGCAGCATCCCCTCGGTCCTGCGGCGGGCCAGGTCCGGGTCGTCGATCACGGCGTCGCGGATGAGGGTGGGCCGTCCGCTCGGCAGGCGGGTGGGGATGGTAAGCCACTGCTGACCGGCGGGGTCGTCGAGGTTCGCAAGGCGGGCTCGGTGCTGGTAGTCGCGGCGGGTGAACTGCACGTCGTCCAGGACGATCCAGTAGTCCGCCGCGAACAGCTTGGCCAGCGTGGTCAGCCGGGGCAGGAAATTCGGCTGGTGGATGGCACACAACCCGCCCGGCTCGGGCAGGTCAGGGGTTGATGAGGCGGCTGGTGAAGCCGTCGCGGATGAGGGACTCGTACGCTGCATGCACGTCCTCCGGGACCTCCTGCTCGATGGCGAATCCGAGCTTTGGATACTCGATGACCCGCTGGAGGTCGCCGACGAGCATGTCCAAGACGAGTTTCTCGTCGCCGATGGACTTCAGATAGTCGTCGAACTCCAGCGGCTCCGACGCGCAGAGGATCTCGACGTCGGGCCACAGCTTGCGGGCGGTCGCGAACGACCGCCTTTCCATATAGGGCTTGGAGACCAGCAGCACCGACGCCGGGGTGATGCCTGCGGCGACGAGGACCTCACGCGAGAGGGTGATGTTCTGTCCGGTGTTGCCCGCGTTCGGTTCCAGCAGGATCGCCTCGGCGGGGACGCCGAGGTCGATGGCGTGCTCGCGGAAGTGGACGGCCTCCCCGCGCGGGAAGACCTTGGTGGTGGTGGGACTGTTGCCGCCGGTGAACACCAGGGTCGGGAAGAGCCCGGAGCGGTACAGCTCGGCGGAGTGGGCCGCGACGCCGAGGTCGTGGCTGCCCAGCCCGATCGCCACGTCGACGGGCCGCAGCTCGTGCTGCATCTGGTGGTAGTTCCAGATCAGCTTGGCCTGGCGCCACTGGTCCTCGGTGATGCCCTGCTGGTCGTTGCTCACGCGTTTCTCCCTGGTCATCGTTGCCGAGGGCCGACCGGCCCCTCGCTCATGGCCTTGATGCCCTCGATACTGCGCAGTTGGTGCACAAGCCCGTACTGCGCGGCTACCTTGGCGGCCTGGTCGAGGACGAGGAGTCCATCATCCCGGGTCGCCGCATCGGAGAGCAGGATGTGGCCATGAGCGGTGTCCAGTCGCACGCCTTGCATCGGTGAGTCGGGCGTCCCGCTGCTGCGGGCGATGTCGATGAAGTGCAGGGCCCGGGTAAGGTCGCCGGCGCCGCGGCGGGCGAGCGCGAGTTTCTGGTGGGCCACCGACCAGTCGTCCGGTTCGGTGAGGTCCTCGAAGTCGCGGGTCGCCACCTGCATGACGCGGGTCGCATAGTCGTGCTGACCGTCCTTGCTCAGCGCGGTCCCCACCCACAGCCTCGCGCGGGCCCGGTCGCGGCGGGAGAGCCGGTCATCGACGGCGAGCGTCTCGTAGTTGCGGGCGGCGATCTCCAGCTTCCCGGACATCTCGGTGACGACCGCGAGGGACAAGTCGAGCTGGGCGACGCGGCGGGGGATGTCGAGCTGGGTGAAGGCCGCGCGGGCGCCGGCATAGGAGTGCTGGGCGGACAGCGGGCCCAGGACAACGCCCTGGTCGCGCTTGAGGTCGCCGAGCAGGGCGGTGGAGCGGGCGAAGAGATACAGGCCCTTCTCGTCCAGCTCGGGGGCCTTGAACCGGCTCAGCCACCGGGTGAGGAGGCTGTCGGCGAAGGCGAAGTTCTGCCGGGACAGGGCGACCACGACGCGGTCGAGGTCATCGGCCCAGGACTCGTATTCCCAGGTTCTGGGGCCGGAGGCGGTTAGGCGGCGTCGGCCAGCGTTCTGCACCGGGCTGGTCATCTCGGACAGGAGCGTTTCGAACCGCAGGTGGACAGCGGCGTCCGAGCGGCCGAGGGCGGTGTCGAGGATGGCCTGAGTGTCGGGTCTGGGCTCGGTGTCGGCGAGCTTGCTCTCCCACTTGGACACGGTCGCGACGGCCAGGCCGAGCTGCTGGGCGAAGGCCCGCACGCTCAGTCGCAGAGCGAGCCGCAGGGCCCTGGCCTCCAGGCCGGTCCAGTGGTGCACGGTCGCCACGCGTCACTCCCTTCCACCGGTCATCGAAGCAGATCCGTGCAGTCGGCGGGACGGAAGTGGAACGGAAGTAGAACGGCCGGTGATTGGCGGCGAGTTGGCCGGACGCCACGCTCAGAGCGTCACCATTTGTCGAGCCTTTGGGACGGTCCTGAGCATGGAACCCCTCACGGAGCATCGCCCGGTCAGCGGCCTGGTCGTTTACGGCTTCCTGCGGCTGGTGCGGGTCTCCCAAGCGCGGCAGGACGCGCTGGTCGCCTCGCTCACCGAGTACTGCCGCAGCCACGAACTGCAGTTGTCCGGCGTCTTCACCGACCGCGACGCGTCCGCCCGGCCCGCCTCAGCGGCGTTCACCGGGCTACTGGACGTGCTCGCGCTGCCGGACGTCTACGGCGTCATCGCCCCGGCCATGTCGCACCTGGGGCCGAAGGCCATAGCCGCTGAACGCGGGCGGCGGATCGAGGCGGTCGGCTCGCGACTGCTGCTGGTCCGCAAGCCCCGCACGGCCCACCACTCCATCTCCCGCAGCGGTCCCCTCCGCCGCCGTCACCCCGGCACCCCCCGCGTCCTGGACGCCGAGTCATGAGGACCACCGTGATGACCAAGACGACCCAGCAGTTCTTCGACGCGCGGCCCGAGTCGGTCGGCCAGGCACGGTCCTTCACCTCTGAGGCCCTGGCCGACTGGGGTCTGCCGGACCGCGCCGAGGACGTCCGGCTCTGCGTCTCCGAACTCGCCACCAACGCCCTGGTCCACGGGACTGCCCCCGGACACGGCTTCCTGGTCAAGCTCGACGCCGACGAGGATGTCGTACGCCTGGAAGTGCACGACAGCCGCCGCCAGCACCCGGAAGCCCGGCGGGCCGCCGGCACGGACACCTCCGGACGCGGGCTGATCCTGGTGAACGCGCTCGCCGACGGCTGGGGAGTCGAGGACCGCACTCCGGTCGGGAAGATCGTCTGGTCCTGCTTCAAGGCCACGGGAGGCACGACAGCATGAGCGTCCTGCTCACTCCGCCCGGCCCTGAGCTGCGGCTGCTGGCGTCGCTCGCAGCCTGGACCTGGCCCGGCACCCGCCCGGACGGCCGCGAGATCGCGCACATCCTGATCACCCACACCCCGCCCCTGACCGGCTCGGGCACCGCTGAGACGGCCGAGGCCAGGATGCGGCGGCTGTCCGCCAGCCTGGGTGGCCTGGTCGGCGCCCGGGAGGTCGTTCCGGTGCTGGAGCGCTGCCTGCAGATCGTCGGCGACCAGGTGCTGGTGCGCTTCCCCGGCGCCTCCCGGCGGCTGCGGCTGCCCACCCGTCGGTCCTGGACCGAACAGGTCGCCCGTAGCGGTGAGGCAATCCTCCTACTCGGGCTGGACCCCCTGCCGCAGTCCGCTGACGCCGCCAAGGTCGACGCCTACCTGGATGCAGCGCTCGCAGCCGACCGGCTGCTGTTCGGACGCGCCCGCACCCGTTGAACCCGCATCTCCTCGCACGGCCCCCGGACGGAACGGATGAGAGGGAACTGCCATGGAAACCTTCGAACGCGCCCGGCTGGACGCCTACTTCGCCCGGATCGCCGCCCAGTTCGCCCCGGGTGAGCAGACGGCATCGTTCCTCATCACGCACCTGCTGGCCGAGCGTCCCGCGTTCGTCCGCGCGGTCGCCGCGATGACCCGGCTCACTGCGGTGCTGCCCAAGCCGAAGTCCGTCCACCCGGCCGCGAAGCGCGAGGTCGAGCAGACGCACATGGTCGACACCCTCACCCGCGAAATGTTCGCCCAGGCCGACGACGCTCTGGACTACCTCGAATCCCGTGCCGCCGACCAGACGGTCACCCTGCTGGACGTCGGCGGCTACTTCGCCCCCAGCCTCGCAGACGTCCACAACCGCTTTACCGGCCGGCTCGCCGGGGTGATCGAGGACACCGAGAACGGGCACCACCGCTACAAGGACCTCGACAAACTGCCCTGCCCCGTCATCTCCGTCGCCCGCTCACCACTGAAGGACCCCGAAGACTTCCTCGTCGGCCAGTCCGTAGTCTTCTCCACCGAGGCCGTCATGCGCGATCGCGGTGACATCCTCCACGGCCGCCCCGCCCTGGTGATCGGCTTCGGCAAGCTCGGCAGCTCGATCGCCCGCCTCCTGCATGCCAAGGGCGTCCATGTCACCGTCTTCGA
The nucleotide sequence above comes from Streptomyces sp. NBC_01716. Encoded proteins:
- a CDS encoding DUF5949 family protein, producing the protein MSVLLTPPGPELRLLASLAAWTWPGTRPDGREIAHILITHTPPLTGSGTAETAEARMRRLSASLGGLVGAREVVPVLERCLQIVGDQVLVRFPGASRRLRLPTRRSWTEQVARSGEAILLLGLDPLPQSADAAKVDAYLDAALAADRLLFGRARTR
- a CDS encoding ATP-binding protein gives rise to the protein MTKTTQQFFDARPESVGQARSFTSEALADWGLPDRAEDVRLCVSELATNALVHGTAPGHGFLVKLDADEDVVRLEVHDSRRQHPEARRAAGTDTSGRGLILVNALADGWGVEDRTPVGKIVWSCFKATGGTTA
- a CDS encoding NAD-binding protein: METFERARLDAYFARIAAQFAPGEQTASFLITHLLAERPAFVRAVAAMTRLTAVLPKPKSVHPAAKREVEQTHMVDTLTREMFAQADDALDYLESRAADQTVTLLDVGGYFAPSLADVHNRFTGRLAGVIEDTENGHHRYKDLDKLPCPVISVARSPLKDPEDFLVGQSVVFSTEAVMRDRGDILHGRPALVIGFGKLGSSIARLLHAKGVHVTVFDIDPVRRTQALSQGFTVARDREAALTGAGLVLCATGAVSLCGEDFSHLRNGAYVATVTSSEDELDLAGLPDVYTRTQVGDHVTRYQTTGHYFYLANGGNAVNFIHGASVGPFIFLVQAEILAAIRMLTRGDLAPGIHEVPAPDREAIAATWLSYFNR